A region of the Pseudorasbora parva isolate DD20220531a chromosome 18, ASM2467924v1, whole genome shotgun sequence genome:
AGAAGACTGAGATGAGACCTATACTTGAGCATCAGCGGCACAAACTCATTTGGAATATTTTGAAGGCATATCAGCTGAATATTCTCTCGTGATGAAATAGTAGAGACGATTGATGATGACAAATGAAGAGAGATTTTatcttagtttttattttatgcgaAACATTTTAGTCTCGTCCTTTTTCGTCAACAATAATGCATGTTAATTTAGTCTTAGTCGGCTTGTTTGGACATTGGTGCAGTCTCGTCATCATTTCGTCTTAGACTCTTCGGTAATCTGCGCCATCCAGAGGTACTGTtgaaaggtttttattttaaaatgttcttaaTATCATTAACATTGTTTTTAACAAACGTCACATTTCTTTTGTGTGCAAACGCTGCCTGCGAAGACATATGCAGTGAGGCAACAAGTCATCTGCCTAATCTTTTGGATATAGCACATCTGTTGTTTCCTTCATTGCATGTGGGaacgaaggccgcatttgaaggaGTCTTcgaattgggacagccttcatTGTGACGCAATCAGCCTTCGAATGCGGCCTTTGAAGGCAGCCTCTAAATCGGGATGCAGCTATTGTTGTTGTTAAACAGCTAACTTTGCACCAATAACTAGCCGCATAGCTACataactaatttaaaaaatccTTGTCTTTTTAGGCAAGCCAGCCTAtgaaatgtttgagtgtgatcCTGACTGGGCACCATCATTACATCTTGGGCACACAGAAGTTAAACCAACAGACACTGGGAGGTTTAACCGGAGGACAAAGAGACAGCAAGCTCTAACAAGGAACAATGTTGCACCTGCACAACTGGATCTAGCTGACCAGAGATCAGGGATGGTTATGGCTGAATCACCAGATGACACTTCACAAATAGATAACGCTTCACAGATGCATGAAGCTGGCACAAACGACAACACCATAGAACAGCAGGAATGTAGTTTTTGTAGCTGCAGGTGTGCCGAAATTAATCGCCTGTTGGACGAGAACAGGAAACTGAAGGAAGAGCTCTGTCAAAAGAAGATGGAGGAGCATTTTTTGAAAGAGGACAACGTGAAGGTCACATACTACACTGGACTTCCATGTTTTGCTGTTCTGATGGGTGTGCTGACACAACTTCTTCCCTACCTGCCACAGACCAGCCGAAAACTTTCACCGTTTCAGATGCTACTCCTAACTCTGATGCGGCTGAGGCTGAATCTGCCAGTCCAGCACATTGCATACCTTTTCTCCGTAGATTGTAAGACTGTGTCCGCTACGTTCAGGGAGACCATAGATGTAATGTTCAAGTGTCTCAACCCTTTGGTGGACTGGCCAGAGAGACACTGCTTGCAAGCCACCATGCCACTTGAGTTTGTAGAGGCTTTTGGCAATCGTGTAACAGTTATTGCGGACTGCTTTGAAATCAACATCGGAAGAGAGTCAAATCTCGAAGTTGGAGCGCAGACATTTTCCCATGACACAAACAAGCACACCCTCAAGTATCTCATTGGCATTACGCCACGGGGAGCCATCTCTTTCGTTTCCCAAGGGTGGGTAGGTCCTGTCAGTGACGAGCATGTGACTGAGAATAGCGGCCTTCTTAACAAACTGTTGCCTGGGGACTTTGTGTTGGCAGACCGTGGGGACACCAAGGACTGTTTGGATGGACTAAAGAGTGCAGAAGTGAGAGCAAGAGGACCTACCGGGTTTGATGCAAAAGATGTGGAGGAGACACGCCAGATAGCTCACCTCAGAGTCCACATTAAGAGGCTTATTGGATGCGTGCGCACAAAGTACATCATACTAAATGCAATGGTACCAGTGAGCATGGTACTCCCATGTCAAGGCGAGGTCATGACATTCCTGGACAAGATTGTGACTGTATGCTGTGCCTTGACTAATATGTGCCCGAGCATTGTTATGAAACCACAAACCATAGCATAAAACATGTTAACTACGTAAGAATTGTGTTCTCAATCAGCATTATTTGTGTTGCATACCATTACTATAATAAATTACAAAAAGTACTTAAATTCTGTATCTCTGTGTTTGTCATAATATGATGAGCTAAATGTGTACAGTTCACAGTAATAGATACAACATGTTTAAAAAGAGATAGTGGAAGGGTAACCTTCAGGTACTGATCATGcataaaaaggtaaaaaattAACAAgtcaaataaacaacaaaaacctAATTGACTTAAAAGTTCACAATGTTCCTGTAGTGCAAATAACAACCGGTGTATTATGGAAAGGGGCCGTGTAACATCAAGTACTAACTGTACGAATAAAAGGCAATAAATAACTGAAGTTAAATGgaaaactaaaaatgaaaaaaaaaaaaaattttggcCTACTTTTTTTCCTTAACATATCATCTTTCAGACGCATGAGAAGAAAATAtccaaaatacacatttaagtgtttattttattacaccTTTATCGGAATCTGTCATTTCAATGCAGGTCTTTTAAAGGCAGTTTTCTTAAAGGAACATTTACCCATTTTTAAAATTGGGGGTtcctttaaaattatttttttctactgCACCAAGTCAGAAGCTTTTTACGGAGGGTTTTCTTTAATCATGgcagctgttttttttatttttaccctAAGTGAAAAAGCTATAGAAATTATTTATTCTATGTAAAAATAGCATTATTTTCTTTGCAATAAGTGTTAATACGCTGTTTATACTTTTAAAGGGAGGCACC
Encoded here:
- the zgc:113019 gene encoding uncharacterized protein zgc:113019, with protein sequence MPGKHCCVNNCSSSSHDHRGNRRNHVLQYFRFPTWKKHEGPHVSDVTRRRRVSWVAAIRRKDITFDRISESMRVCSLHFHSGKPAYEMFECDPDWAPSLHLGHTEVKPTDTGRFNRRTKRQQALTRNNVAPAQLDLADQRSGMVMAESPDDTSQIDNASQMHEAGTNDNTIEQQECSFCSCRCAEINRLLDENRKLKEELCQKKMEEHFLKEDNVKVTYYTGLPCFAVLMGVLTQLLPYLPQTSRKLSPFQMLLLTLMRLRLNLPVQHIAYLFSVDCKTVSATFRETIDVMFKCLNPLVDWPERHCLQATMPLEFVEAFGNRVTVIADCFEINIGRESNLEVGAQTFSHDTNKHTLKYLIGITPRGAISFVSQGWVGPVSDEHVTENSGLLNKLLPGDFVLADRGDTKDCLDGLKSAEVRARGPTGFDAKDVEETRQIAHLRVHIKRLIGCVRTKYIILNAMVPVSMVLPCQGEVMTFLDKIVTVCCALTNMCPSIVMKPQTIA